Part of the Triticum urartu cultivar G1812 chromosome 2, Tu2.1, whole genome shotgun sequence genome, CGGGGTGAATTTCTACTAAGTCCTTAAATTCTAGATCCATGTGCTCATATTCATtatgctatatctccgcatccgtaactccgtttttggcatatagcatatcaaaatgttcatctcagagagtacatcatttcattccattgcatcattttcatttgagttcatcttgatgcccgaaacaCTGTTaaaagagggctacttgagataattgtcagatctgctattccatttaggtttttgtcatttttgccatgattaatgtgtgcatgctatgcccatgagttctacatatgttttgttaagggtttgtcatctttccataggtgcaacccatgtatttttgtgatgtgtgtggtgactagcacaagcttgcaaagtggtgcactcggtaattctgatttcaaggacttagcaattccactaagtccttgagctgtttatctcatgatgccatatgttcatgttgtttcatagtgatccgtgcctctttggaggatgatcagtaaggatgttttgttaatattgtagtgctctatccacccatgtctttgtttgcaattatggagcaccctagcttgagtcaatcgagctctacttttgctactttgtgaatctgggcagattgtcaacttgtttgcaattttgccgatgatgttgtagttgatccgtgcatgctatgttattgttcttgccatgtctagcttgcattttgtgtgttcttgatgggtgtatgcttatcttgtcataacttgcaccgtagtgagtgcatcgagctcgtaaacatgcctacttgagttatgtttcagcatgtgccagttttcactaagtctgaaaactgattatgtttttgctatgttcacatgcttgcaattgtattttctgatcccttttggctcaaggtcactaagggacttttgttaagctctttgagtagctccatgacatgctttactttgccatgttcagatcctatagcatgtagtttcgtggctccgaagagtgctacctgatctgaaattccagacaagtgttaatttctctaagtctgagatctgtttgccatatgcatttttgccatgcttgtttgaacctgttaatggatgaattgacCGTAGCTCAGCGTTAGACTTTTGTTAAAAATCATgcatgcatccctgccatgtattttgttgtcttgtttgggtgttgtagcttgttcatctcattgcatttagatggctacttgctgtaaatcgcagaacgtggccatatttgaatcgcttgccttttccaaaccgtaactccgattccggcgttctttatgtcgttttcaagcgatttcatctcatctttccagtggcacacttggacttccaagttgaggccaggttcttgcttttcctgtcatatcttgcatatgcatcccgcatcgcatcccgcatagcatctcatctttgcatcatcttgtttggtccttgcacgtggctgattgtatccttgttatttgtttgtcttgtttgggtagagacggaagacgagttcgctaacgaggagcccgttgagtttgctttcgaggatccagtcaactctgacaactgtgcaggcaagatgatcataccctcgaaatcactactatctttgctatgctagtttgctcgctctttgctatgccaatgctacgatgcctaccattttgcttgtcagcctcccaattgccatgtcaaacctctaacccaccatgtcctagcaaaccgttgattggctatgttaccgctttgctcagcccctcttatagcgattgctagttgcaggtgaagattggaggccgttccttgttggaacatttttttacttgttgggatatcattatattgctatgttatcttaatgcatctatatacttggtaaagggtggaaggctcggcctctcgcctagtgttttgttccactcttgccgctctagtttcagtcatatcggtgttatgttcccggattttgcgttccttacgtggttgggttataatgggaaccccttggtagttcgtcttgattaaagcttgtccagcaatgcccaaccttggttttaccatttgccatctagcattttctttcccttgggttctgcagactcaagggtcatcttatttaaaccccccccccccgggccagtgctcctttgagtgttggtccaaactgtcagccgccggtggctatcAGGGGCAACTCTctgctggcctaccggaagtttagacaatctgagtgtgccctgagaaagagatatgtgcagctcctatcgggatttgtcggcacattcgggcggtgttgctggtcttgttttaacctgtcgaagtgccttgaagaaccgagataccgagtctgatcagaacgtcttgggaggaggtctattccttcgttgaccgtgagagcttgtcatgggctaagttgggactcccctgcaaggattcgaactttcgaaagccgtgcccgcggttatgggcagatgggaatttgttaatgtccggttgtacataacttgaaccttaacttaattaaaatgaatcaactaagtgtgttaccgtgatggcctcttctcggcggagtccgggaagtggacacggtgttggagtaatgtttgcgcaggttgctctctagtttctcgctcgcgctttgcctcctcttctcgctctcttttgcgaataagttagccaccatatttgttagtcgcttgctgcagctccactcatattttaccttgccttacctataagcttaaatagtcttgatcgcgagggtgcgagactgctgagtccctgtggctcacagattactattacaccagatgcagggcttgatgattccgctccagtagacgtgtttgagctcaagtgggagttcgacgaagactctcaacgttattatgtttcctttcctgatgatcaatagtggtgcccagttgggggtgatcggggccgtgtcgcatgttgggttatcttttattttggcgccgtagtcgggccatgagtgtttggttgatgtaatgttatttatgtacttgattgacgtggcgagtgtaagccaactatgttatctccccttttattgtatattacatgggatgttgtgaagattgcctaacttgcgacaaaTGCCTTCAaggcgattatgcctctaagtcgtgcctcgacacgtgggagatatagtcgcatcgagggtgttataggccaaccgcctcctcccctcctcctttatatatgggggcaggggcaccccaaggCACAACggttgttctcttagccgtgtgcggtgccaccctccaccgtttactcctccgatcatagcatcatagtgcttaggcgaagccctgcgcggatcacatacatcaccatcaccgtcaccacgccttgtgctgacgaaactctcccttgaccctttgctggatcaagagttcgagggacgtcatcgagctgaacgtgtgctgaactcggaggtgtcgtacgttcggtactagatcggttggatcatgaagacgttcgactacatcaaccgcattaacctaacgcttccgctttcgatcaacgagggtacgtggacacactctccccctctcgttgctatgcatctccttgatagatcttgcgtgatcataggaaaatttctgaaattgcatgctacgttccccaacagtggcatccgagccaggtctatgcgtagatgatatgcacgagtaggaCACAAAGAGTTGTTGtcggcgataatagtcatactgcttaccaccaacgtcttattttggttcggcggtattgttggatgaagtgggccggaccaaccttacatgaccatgttcatgagaccggttccaccgacagacatgcaacttgttttgcataaaggtggatggcaggtgtttgtttctccaattttagttgaatcgaatttgactatggtcggaccttgttgaaggttaaaacagcacacttgatgaaaaattgttgttgtttttatgcgtaggtaagaacggttcttactagaagcccgtagcagtcacgtaaaacttgcaacaacaaagcaGAGGACGTCAaatttgtttttgcagggcttgttgtgatgtgatatggtcaagatatgatgtgatataagttattgtatgagatgatcatgtttttgtaaaagttatcggcaactggcaggagccttatggttgtcgctttattgtatgaaatgcaatcgccatataattgctttactttatcagtATACGTTAGCGAttgtcatagaagcaatagttggcgagacgacaacgacactacgatggagatcaagatgtcaagccggtgacgatggagatcatgacggtgctttggagatgactactcgatagttcagtgtgccatgatttacagcttagaatcgggacttcaaagacgttttaaacgtcatggagcatatgagatgttccaggagttgaatttaatatttcaagcaaatgcccgagttgagagatatgaagtctctaacaagttctatagctgcaagatggaggagaatagttttgtcaacgaacacatactcagaatgtctgggtaccataaccacttgctcagttgggagttaatcttcctgatgatagtgtcattgacagagttctttaatcactgccaccaagctataaaggcttcgtgatgaactataatatgcaagggatggaaaagacaattcccgagctcttcgcaatgctaaaggttgcagaggtagaaatcaagaaggagcatcaagaaTGGAtagttaacaagaccactagttttaataaaaagggcaaagggaagaaggggaacttcaagaagaatagcaagcaagttgctgctcaagggaagaaacccaagtatggacctaagcctgaaattgcgtgcttctactgcaaagggactggtcagtggaagcggaactgccccaagtatttggcggacaAGAAGGACGGCAAAGTGGAAGGTATATTTCATATaaatattattgatgtgtaccttactaatggtcgtagtagcgcctgagtatttgatattggttatgttgctcatatttataactcgaaacaggggctacggattaaacgaagattgtctaaggacgaggtgacgatgcgcgtcggaaatggttccaaggtcgatgtgattaccgtcggcacgctacctctatatctaccttcaggattagttttagacctgaataattgttatatggtgccagcgttgagcatgaacattatatctgaaTCTTGTTTGaagcgagacagttattcatttaaatcgaagaataatgattgttctatttatatgagtaactAGTACatatgcccatgcgttgcaccgGGTGAAAATTTAGATATAACATGCTCCATATGCCATTATTCAAGACTTTTTTTAATTTAGTTATTGTAAATGTTAGAAATAAGGTTACACTTAGTATTTCATTTTGGACTTTGACATTTGAGCATACCCTAACCATGTTTGTCATGATCTATTTCAGCTCGTCATTTTCATTTCATTCTATGAAATAGTAGTTGTGTATGAAATATTCTTTCAATCAATTTTTTTGTTGTTTAGAAAAACACGATTACTTTTTTCTCTAAGAAGGTGTTTTTTAGAATATTATATTTCATTTCTTATTTATTTTGCCATTGTTTTGGTGCATTTAGAGTGTAGGTGTTTTATTGGTAGCTGCTAGCTCAGAGTCGTTGCTGCGCATGTAGCCAACAATTAGAGTTCAAAAATCCATCGTCTCGTACCTCTCTCTCCTCAGATTTCAAAGGAATCCTCATTCTCTAACCATGGCCCTCCAGGCGTGAAATGTTTCACTTTTTTCACCGTCGAAGCAGAATATCTAtaaattttagaattttttattttttaatatTATTTTGATTTTACTTTTCATTAGGGAGCATATGGCCCAAAGGGTAAAATCCGCATATGGGGAATTGCCCCTTccgaaaagaagaagaaaaaatgtTGCTCGATGCGATATTTACATTTGCTAGGCCCACTTTGGTCTTCCCGGTCTGTTAGAATAGTGATTGGACAAAATGTAAAGGCCTAATTGAATCCATCTGGCCGTTCCAGCCCACGAGCACTTCCTGTTGCTTTTTCGTCTACTCACTTCCACAACACCAGACGTAGTATTGTCTTAAAAAAACAGATGCATCAGACCCGTCTAGGGCTCTAGCGCCACCGACGCCGCCGGCCGATGCCGGGGCTCGCCTTCGCTAGGGTGTGGTGCTGCCGGTTTCGTTTCTCGATGGATAATAGCACCGGCTTCCTTGGAGATCTTTGTAGAGCTCGTCCTCCTAAATAGTTAGAGAGAAAACTGCAACATCAGTTATTCTAGAGAAACACTAACATTATGAATCAGCATAGACATCTTTTTAACCCTCACAAAAAAAACATAGGCATCTTTTTTTTCACCCTCAAAACAAGCATAGGTAATTGTTTTTAGGGTTAAAAGCATAGGTTTTTTTTGTACGTATCTTCTATGTTTGTTGGGCCGTAATCCAAGGGTCAGTGAGCTTTTCAAGTGAGGCCAGCCCGTGTATTCCTCACCCCTCCTATGCGTCTCGCTCCAGTATTCTAAAAAAAAGCGTCTCCCTCCAGTCGAGCCCCACATCCACATCCAGATGAGCCACGAGGCCGGCGGCGATGAGATagccctccgccgccgccacccgccgacGGCCGCGCCGCTGGACGACGAGGACCTCCTCGGGGAGATCCTCCTCCGCGTCCCCCCGCTGCCCTCCTCGCTCCTCCGCACCTCCCTCGTCTCCAAGCTATGCGGAGGCGTCGCCACCGCCCCCTCCTTCAGCCACCGCTTCGTCGCCCACCACCGGAGGCCCCCCGTCCTCGGTTTCTTCGAGAAGGGCGACGGGGAGCTGGTCTTCACACCCATCCTCGACCCCCTTGCTTCCGTGACGTCGCCTCCAATATTGCAAAGGTAATGCGTGTCatttcccctcttctctcttttGTTCCCCACTCTGATTGCAATGAAGATTAATTAATTACATTTTGTAATCTCACCTTGCTCTTTGATTGTTCAAGTGTCTCTGGTACAAATCTGCAGGCTCTCCGCTCCAAATTTGTTTTGAACATCTTCTTCAATGTGGCAAAATCAATTGCTTGGTGCAGTTCCAGTTTATGTTTACTATCCAATAGTAATTTCTAAGAGGATACATCTCAAGCAGGTACACATTTCTCTTCCACCAGTTTCTTCAGGCCCGTCTGCATGTGTCAAGCACATTAACTTCTTTTCATGCTCTAGCTCTGAATAACACCGAGTAGTGTTTGAACAAATTTTAAACCAATGTTAGTATACCAAAAAAAagcatcagcttcgtcttcacaGAGTAAGTTCATATCTGTCTGATTGATACAACAATCCAGAGTGACAGTATAATATAAAATTCTAGCCCGTGCTTTGTGTGGGATCTTAAGGTGCAGTGTTAATTTGTTTTTGGCCCCTCCAATTTTTTCCGGGCTTGGGACCGGCATTGGCAGTGTTAGCCCCCCTACCCCTATTAATATTGATCCAACTTAAGCACGTGTGATTAgatttagttttaatatttgttTGATAATAATTAATATGTGAAATAACTATCAGTAGTCTAGGTTAGCTTTAGGGTCGTTTTAGAATCACATAAAAAATAGAATTTGATCTGATCCTGTTCTCCTTTTGTTACTTTGTGATTTGTTTTGTTACTTTGTGGTACTTTTTGCATGAATATTCATTCTTTCTGGTTGTTTTTAAATGTCAAATAGATGTATTTCAGTTTGAGCAGGGTTAGCAGTCTATGTACATCACATATATAAGCATTGGGAGTTGGATATAATCACAAATTAAATTGAAAGTAAAGTGTTGGTTGTAGCAAAACCATCAATGAGTTTGGTTGACACATGATTAATAAAACTTTGAATgattttgttcttgaggacattgtaCACGAGAATGAAATCATGAATTGTTTGTATATACACAAATGAGTCTTGTCTCCTTGAAGACGATGAAGTTCTGAATTCTAACTGCGAAGTTGTCATCTGGCTGCAATGTTTCTGTAGAATCCAAGTAGTATGTTTAAGGTTAGAAAATGAAGAATGTAATTTGAAATATAAACactttattttttttaaaatgaCGATCCTTTCAAGTAGTAATTGAAATTTTGAAGAAGAAATTGAAAGGTTGTATTACCTATTTGGTTAGGACTTCCTTGTAGACAATATTTTTTGTATATGTCCCGCTTGTACTggtttttttctttctctttttcttctcTCCCTTTGTGTATGTGTCGTCTATGCTGGTCTTTTTGTTCTTCTGCTTGCTCTCATCATGTGTACCTGTTAGTATCTTTATGTTTGATGTCGCGGTTGCTCTAGATAGTGCGACATATAGTTGACCATGTGAGGAAACCGGTTCAGGCAGGTAGATGCCGACATTTGGTATTGTCTGGCCTTGTAATTTATTTACTGTCATTGCAAAACTGAGTTTGACTGGAAACTGTTTCCTCTTGAAACTGAACGGAAACATGTCATTGTCAGAGGGGCATAATGGTATCCTGGGCAGGAAACTCGCATTCCAGAGTGTTGTCCCACCACAATCTTCGCGTCAATTGTATTTTTTTGAAATCCACGTACGACCAACTTTGTGTCGTTGCATAGTCCATTAGCAGGGTCGATGTTTCTGAGTAGTATGATTGGGCAATTTGAGCTTCAACATATGTGGAGGCAGTGCATTTGGGGTGAGAGTGTTTAGGAATTCTGGTGGATAGTAGTTATGTGGGTCGTCTTCTACCGAATCGAAGCTGTGGTACATCATCTCCTCCCCTTGGAAACGATCAATCATTTTTAGGTTGATTTTGTCTATGGAGTCGTTCcttgttgatagaattgctcttgacgTGATGTACTTTGGATCTTTTAGGGAAGCATTATCCGTTTTGTAGACATTGTCGATGAGTCTATCAAGGCTATTGTCATCCGTCTTATTTGGCACACATATAATTGTAGGTAGTTGTATTTCACCATCATCATTTGTCTCCTCGATTCCGTTTCCAATGCGTAGTAGGTATTCTGCGAACCATGGGTCGTTTTGAGCCCTCATGTTGCGCACGAGCTTCAGTTGACGCATTGAATTCCAGAGGACAGACTTGCGTAGTGATGAATCTACTATCTGGGCTCTTGTTCCCTTTCGGACAACAGGTAGCACTTGCCTAAAATCCCCTCCAAATACGACTGTTTTTCCTCCGAATGGAAGTTCTGGCCTGTCCATTATGTCCCGCATGCTTCTGTCTAGCGCCTCCACTGTCTGCCTCTTGGTCATAGATGCTTCATCCCAGATTATTAGTGATGCTGCTTTCAGTAGTTTGGCTGTCCCACTCTGTTTTGTGAATCCACAAACAGCCCCCTCGTCTATTTTTAGTGGAATCTTGAACCTCGAGTGCGCGGTCCTCCCTCCGGGCATTATTGAAGCAGCAACACCGGAAGTGGCTGTCGCTACAGCAATCTTGCCTTGTCTGCGTATTGTGGCTAAGAGAGCCCTGTAAAGAAAAGTTTTTTCCGTGCCTCCAGGTCCATCAACAAAGAATATACCTCCACTTTGGTCGTCAATTATTGCTAGGATTTCGTCGTAGGcctccttctgctccttgtttaGGTTCTTATGCAAAGATGTGTCCTCGGGTTCCACCTCGATGGATGTTTCCTCAATGATCTCCCTCGGTATGTCGTCTGTCATCTCATGCTGTTCGTCGATCTCTGGAAGAGGAAACGATTCTATGTCTTTTCCCATTGAGTGCAACATGTCTCTATATTTTTCAGAACCATCTGTTCGACTGTGTGTTTGCATTTGCAATTTCTGTTGTAGTCCTCTGACATTGCATCAAGGTGTTTGTTCCAGAGGCTGCGTATGTCGCTGGGCTCGCAAAAAACCAAGATTGTCGCAAATAGTCGTCGTAGCGATGATGGCATCCGAAACAACTTCGCTTCTGTCATGCAGTCATCCAATGTGATATCTGCCTCAATGAGACCTCTTTTTTCTGCAGCTTCTCGAAAGGTTGGCATTACTTGTCCATCGACTGTTCGTAGGTCTTTGTAGCTGGTGGCGCCTGTCACGTGGTTTAGGAGGACTCGAAGATAGTATCGTTCTCCTTCAGCCGGGTGTGCTGAGACGATCCTGCCAACCTGGAACACAGCGGCTCGCTTCCTCTGTTGCCAAAATTTCCCCTGACTCTGCCAAGTATAATGTTCCAGAAACTCTCTGTATAGTATGCCTCGTGCTTTTGC contains:
- the LOC125537079 gene encoding ATP-dependent DNA helicase PIF3-like isoform X2; the encoded protein is MQTHSRTDGSEKYRDMLHSMGKDIESFPLPEIDEQHEMTDDIPREIIEETSIEVEPEDTSLHKNLNKEQKEAYDEILAIIDDQSGGIFFVDGPGGTEKTFLYRALLATIRRQGKIAVATATSGVAASIMPGGRTAHSRFKIPLKIDEGAVCGFTKQSGTAKLLKAASLIIWDEASMTKRQTVEALDRSMRDIMDRPELPFGGKTVVFGGDFRQVLPVVRKGTRAQIVDSSLRKSVLWNSMRQLKLVRNMRAQNDPWFAEYLLRIGNGIEETNDDGEIQLPTIICVPNKTDDNSLDRLIDNVYKTDNASLKDPKYITSRAILSTRNDSIDKINLKMIDRFQGEEMMYHSFDSVEDDPHNYYPPEFLNTLTPNALPPHMLKLKLPNHTTQKHRPC